A single genomic interval of Thermoanaerobacter uzonensis DSM 18761 harbors:
- a CDS encoding tyrosine recombinase XerC, which translates to MSNDENTSNNGSIKYPPLLEEFLNYFSTVKARSYNTVKAYAYDLVLFLRFLKQRRGKTSPNVEFDEIDISDVDVDLIESVDLNDLYAYLNFVTNERSNTPPARARKVASLRSFYNYLYKKAKVLSKNPTQELESPKLSVRQPIYLTLDESKKLLNSIDGPFKERDYAIITLFLNCGLRVSELVTINLDDIKDDKLTVIGKGNKQRTVYLNDACINAINTYLEVRPKEGVKDKKALFLSKRLKRISVKTVQYTVKKHLKNANLEGKKYSAHKLRHTAATLMYRYGNVDIRTLQKLLGHSNVSTTQIYTHVDDSQLKEAVNKNPLSQKED; encoded by the coding sequence ATGTCTAATGATGAAAATACTTCTAATAATGGTTCTATTAAATATCCCCCTCTTCTTGAAGAATTTTTAAACTACTTCTCAACTGTAAAAGCCCGTTCTTATAATACTGTAAAAGCTTATGCTTATGATTTAGTTTTGTTTTTGCGCTTTTTAAAGCAAAGGCGCGGAAAAACTAGTCCCAATGTAGAATTTGATGAAATAGATATTTCTGATGTAGATGTTGATTTGATAGAATCTGTTGATTTAAACGACTTATACGCCTACCTTAACTTTGTAACTAACGAAAGGTCTAATACTCCCCCTGCTCGTGCTCGAAAAGTAGCAAGTTTAAGGTCTTTTTATAATTATCTTTACAAAAAAGCTAAAGTGCTAAGCAAAAATCCTACTCAAGAATTAGAGTCGCCAAAACTTTCTGTAAGACAGCCTATTTACCTCACCCTTGATGAGAGCAAGAAGCTTTTAAATTCTATAGATGGGCCCTTTAAAGAAAGAGATTACGCTATTATCACTTTGTTTTTAAACTGTGGGCTCAGAGTTTCTGAACTGGTGACTATAAATCTAGACGACATAAAAGATGATAAACTAACTGTTATAGGAAAAGGAAATAAACAAAGAACAGTTTATTTAAATGATGCCTGTATTAATGCAATAAATACATATTTAGAAGTAAGGCCAAAAGAAGGAGTCAAAGATAAAAAGGCTTTGTTTTTGAGCAAAAGGCTTAAACGCATAAGTGTTAAAACTGTGCAATATACCGTAAAAAAACATTTAAAAAATGCTAATTTAGAAGGAAAAAAATATTCTGCCCATAAATTGCGCCATACAGCCGCGACTTTGATGTACAGATATGGTAATGTAGATATAAGGACTTTACAAAAGCTCCTAGGGCATTCTAACGTGTCTACGACGCAAATTTATACCCATGTGGATGATTCGCAATTAAAAGAAGCTGTAAATAAAAATCCTTTATCACAAAAAGAAGATTAA
- the rnhA gene encoding ribonuclease HI: MSNNIDAVEIYTDGACSGNPGPGGWAAVLLYKGTKKEISGFEENTTNNRMELKAVIEALKALKRPCKVNLYSDSSYVINAFKEGWLEKWQKNNWLKSDKTPVENQELWKELLEVSKRHQINWIKVKGHADSEYNNLCDRLATEQIKRNTKKL; this comes from the coding sequence ATGTCAAATAATATCGATGCTGTTGAAATATACACAGATGGAGCTTGTAGTGGTAATCCTGGTCCAGGTGGCTGGGCAGCAGTTTTACTGTACAAAGGAACAAAAAAAGAAATATCAGGATTTGAAGAAAATACTACAAACAATAGAATGGAATTAAAAGCAGTAATAGAAGCTTTGAAAGCCTTAAAAAGGCCTTGTAAAGTTAATTTATATAGTGACAGTAGTTATGTAATAAATGCCTTTAAAGAAGGCTGGCTTGAAAAGTGGCAGAAAAACAATTGGCTAAAATCAGATAAAACTCCAGTAGAAAATCAAGAGTTATGGAAAGAGCTTTTAGAGGTTTCAAAAAGACATCAAATCAATTGGATTAAAGTAAAAGGTCATGCAGATAGTGAATACAACAATTTATGTGATAGACTGGCTACAGAGCAAATAAAAAGAAACACTAAAAAGTTATAA
- the proC gene encoding pyrroline-5-carboxylate reductase: MKIGFIGVGNMGLALIKGILKADFIDAEDLILYDPVKEKTAGLEKEFGVIVAKDNIDLTEKSDIIILAVKPNIYDAVLEEIKVKVTDKKIIITIAPGITISHVKDILKTGKIIRTIPNTPALIGEGVTAISYSQEIQQEDKEIVEKIFKTCGEIVEVEEKLIDAAMAVSSCSPAFVYMFIEALADGGVLLGLPRDVAYKLASKAVAGAGNMVLKTGFHPGQLKDMVTSPGGTTIEGIRILEKNAMRSAVIEAVAAAYQKTKGLK, translated from the coding sequence ATGAAGATTGGTTTTATAGGAGTCGGCAATATGGGACTTGCTCTTATAAAGGGCATATTAAAGGCAGATTTTATAGACGCTGAAGATTTAATTCTTTATGATCCAGTGAAAGAAAAAACAGCGGGATTAGAAAAAGAATTTGGTGTTATTGTTGCAAAAGACAATATTGACTTAACTGAAAAGTCAGATATTATCATTTTAGCAGTAAAACCTAATATTTACGATGCTGTATTAGAAGAAATAAAAGTAAAAGTAACTGATAAAAAAATAATAATTACTATAGCTCCGGGTATAACTATAAGTCATGTCAAAGATATTTTAAAAACAGGAAAAATAATAAGAACAATACCTAATACTCCTGCTTTAATAGGAGAAGGTGTTACTGCTATAAGTTACTCGCAAGAGATACAACAAGAGGATAAAGAAATTGTGGAGAAGATTTTTAAAACCTGTGGGGAAATTGTAGAAGTAGAAGAAAAGTTGATTGATGCTGCAATGGCTGTCTCTAGTTGTAGTCCAGCATTTGTGTACATGTTTATTGAAGCATTGGCAGATGGTGGTGTACTATTGGGATTACCAAGAGATGTTGCGTATAAATTAGCCTCAAAGGCTGTAGCTGGTGCAGGTAACATGGTATTAAAAACAGGTTTTCATCCTGGCCAATTAAAAGACATGGTAACATCTCCAGGTGGTACAACTATTGAAGGTATAAGGATTTTGGAAAAAAATGCAATGAGAAGTGCGGTAATTGAAGCAGTGGCTGCAGCATATCAAAAAACAAAAGGATTGAAGTAG
- the hfq gene encoding RNA chaperone Hfq, translating into MASSKAAINLQDIFLNQVRKEHVPVTIYLINGFQLKGLVKGFDNFTVVLESENKQQLLIYKHAISTITPQKPVIFSGSDKDEKKEE; encoded by the coding sequence ATGGCAAGTTCAAAAGCAGCTATTAATTTACAGGATATCTTTTTAAATCAAGTGAGAAAAGAGCATGTACCAGTAACTATTTACTTAATCAACGGATTCCAATTAAAGGGTTTGGTGAAAGGATTTGATAATTTTACAGTGGTGTTGGAGTCAGAGAATAAACAACAACTTCTTATCTATAAGCATGCAATTTCGACAATTACACCCCAAAAGCCTGTAATCTTCTCTGGTTCTGATAAGGATGAGAAGAAAGAAGAGTAA
- the miaA gene encoding tRNA (adenosine(37)-N6)-dimethylallyltransferase MiaA, with amino-acid sequence MAIQIVLIVGPTASGKSKLAVDVAKEFNGEIISADSMQVYKYMNVGTAKITKEEMQGIPHYLIDIVDPNQEFSVAEYEKRAKEIIKDIYKRGKLPIIVGGTGLYINSIIYIMHFSDFEGSKEFREKMKELANTYGSQYLYEKLKSVDPEAAKKIHSNDIRRIIRALEVYEFTGKPISYYQKMSGMRLNLEYQPIMIGLNFRDRQILYDRINQRVDEMIKNNLVEEVVNLLKIGYNKDSTAMQALGYKEIVEYLKGEISLEEAVEKIKKGTRRYAKRQITWFKGYDFIKWFFVDDYENYEELKKNIIKYLAGKLNF; translated from the coding sequence ATGGCTATACAAATTGTACTTATTGTTGGGCCCACAGCCTCTGGCAAGTCTAAATTAGCAGTAGACGTGGCAAAAGAATTTAATGGAGAAATCATTTCTGCTGACTCTATGCAAGTTTATAAGTACATGAATGTTGGTACAGCAAAAATTACAAAGGAAGAAATGCAAGGCATCCCTCATTATTTGATAGATATTGTAGATCCAAATCAAGAGTTTAGTGTAGCAGAATATGAAAAAAGAGCGAAAGAGATTATAAAGGATATTTACAAAAGAGGGAAACTTCCTATAATTGTAGGGGGAACTGGTTTATATATCAATTCAATAATTTACATCATGCACTTTTCTGATTTTGAAGGAAGCAAAGAATTTAGAGAGAAAATGAAAGAATTAGCAAATACTTATGGCAGTCAATATCTTTATGAGAAGTTAAAAAGTGTGGACCCAGAGGCAGCAAAAAAAATACATTCAAATGATATTAGAAGAATCATCAGAGCTTTAGAAGTTTATGAATTTACAGGCAAACCTATTTCTTACTATCAAAAAATGAGTGGTATGCGTTTAAATCTAGAGTATCAGCCTATAATGATAGGGCTTAATTTCAGAGACAGACAAATTTTATACGATAGAATTAATCAAAGAGTAGATGAAATGATAAAAAATAATTTGGTTGAAGAAGTGGTAAACTTGCTAAAAATCGGGTATAATAAAGACAGTACTGCTATGCAGGCTTTAGGATATAAAGAAATTGTCGAGTATTTAAAAGGAGAGATTTCTTTAGAAGAAGCTGTTGAAAAGATTAAAAAAGGGACAAGGAGGTATGCAAAAAGACAGATCACATGGTTTAAGGGTTATGACTTTATCAAATGGTTTTTTGTAGATGACTATGAAAATTATGAAGAACTCAAGAAAAATATTATTAAATATTTAGCAGGAAAATTAAATTTTTGA